Proteins encoded by one window of Arachis hypogaea cultivar Tifrunner chromosome 1, arahy.Tifrunner.gnm2.J5K5, whole genome shotgun sequence:
- the LOC112805206 gene encoding probable inactive purple acid phosphatase 27 isoform X1, whose amino-acid sequence MEVLYDGHGVIVLILRGSMILLVSLLINLSIALAHFHGFGEQPLAKIAIYKAVVSLHSNASIAASPYLLGTKGEDTQWVTVNVYHPDPSADDWVGVFSPAKFNSSTCPPVNDPKEDTPYICSAPIKYKFVNYSNSMYTKTGKASLKFQLINQRADFSFALFSGGLLNPKLVTVSNFISFVNPKAPLYPRIAQGKSWDEMTVTWTSGYDISEATPFVEWSIKGKTPVQSPAGTLTFGRNAMCGSPASTVGWRDPGFIHTSFLKELWPNKVYTYRLGHLLSNGSEIWSKQYSFKSSPYPGQNSLQRVIIFGDMGKAERDGSNEYNNYQPGSLNTTDQLIKDLENIDIVFHIGDMTYANGYISQWDQFTAQVEPIASKVPYMIGSGNHERDWPNTGSFYNTTDSGGECGVLAQTMFYVPAENREKFWYSTDYGMFRFCIGDTEHDWREGTEQYKFIEHCLATVDRQKQPWLIFAAHRVLGYSSDFYYGLEGSFEEPMGRESLQKLWQRYKVDIAFYGHVHNYERTCPIYQNQCVNKERSQYSGTVNGTIHVVVGGAGSHLSNFSQVTPKWSLYRDYDFGFVKLTAFNHSSLLFEYKKSSDGNVYDSFTISRDYKDVLACVHDGCEPTTLAT is encoded by the exons atgGAAGTATTATACGATGGTCATGGTGTAATTGTTTTGATCCTTAGAGGCAGTATGATTCTTCTTGTTTCGTTGCTTATCAACTTGAGCATCGCTTTGGCTCACTTTCATGGCTTCGGGGAACAACCACTCGCCAAGATTGCAATCTATAAGGCTGTTGTTTCGCTCCACAGTAACGCCTCCATTGCAGCCTCCCCTTATCTTCTTGGCACAAAG GGTGAAGATACCCAATGGGTGACTGTGAATGTTTATCACCCTGACCCATCTGCAGATGATTGGGTTGGAGTTTTCTCTCCTGCAAAGTTCAA CTCATCGACATGTCCACCGGTTAATGATCCAAAAGAAGATACTCCATACATATGCTCAGCACCAATAAAG tacaaatttgTGAATTACTCCAATTCAATGTATACAAAGACAGGAAAGGCTTCTTTGAAGTTCCAATTGATCAACCAGCGTGCCGACTTTTCCTTCGCGCTATTTTCTGGCGGACTATTGAAT CCTAAACTTGTTACAGTCTCCAATTTCATATCATTTGTGAATCCTAAGGCACCTCTGTATCCGCGCATTGCTCAAGGGAAGTCTTGGGATGAA ATGACAGTTACATGGACAAGTGGATATGACATAAGTGAAGCTACACCATTTGTTGAGTGGAGTATTAAGGGAAAGACTCCAGTGCAATCTCCTGCTGGAACATTGACATTTGGTCGCAACGCCATGTGTG GTTCACCAGCAAGCACTGTAGGTTGGCGTGATCCCGGGTTCATCCACACAAGTTTTCTTAAAGAACTGTGGCCAAATAAAGT GTACACATACCGATTGGGGCATCTTTTGTCTAATGGTTCAGAAATTTGGAGCAAGCAATATTCATTCAAGTCATCACCTTATCCTGGACAGAACTCACTCCAACGTGTAATCATATTTGGTGACATGGGCAAG GCTGAACGTGACGGTTCAAACGAGTATAACAACTATCAACCTGGTTCACTCAACACAACAGACCAGCTCATCAAGGATTTAGAAAACATTGACATTGTTTTCCACATTGGAGACATGACTTATGCAAATGGATACATCTCACAATGGGACCAATTCACTGCTCAAGTGGAACCAATTGCATCAAAAGTGCCATATATGATTGGCAG TGGTAATCATGAGCGTGATTGGCCCAACACGGGATCCTTTTATAATACTACAGATTCAGGTGGTGAATGTGGAGTTTTGGCTCAGACCATGTTTTATGTCCCAGCAGAAAACAGAGAAAAGTTCTG GTATTCAACGGATTATGGCATGTTTCGCTTCTGCATAGGGGACACTGAACATGATTGGAGAGAAGGAACAGAACAATACAAATTCATTGAGCATTGTCTCGCAACAGTGGACAGACAGAAGCAACCATGGTTGATCTTTGCTGCACATAGAGTGCTTGGATATTCGTCTGATTTTTATTATGGATTGGAGGGTTCATTTGAAGAGCCAATGGGAAGGGAAAGTTTGCAGAAACTTTGGCAGAGATATAAAGTGGATATTGCATTTTATGGCCATGTCCATAACTATGAAAGGACATGCCCCATTTATCAG AACCAATGTGTGAACAAAGAAAGGTCACAGTATTCAGGCACGGTGAACGGAACAATTCATGTTGTTGTTGGAGGAGCAGGAAGCCACTTGTCGAATTTCAGCCAAGTGACACCAAAGTGGAGTCTTTACAGAGACTATGACTTTGGCTTTGTCAAGTTGACCGCATTCAACCATTCTTCTCTCTTATTTGAGTACAAGAAAAGCAGTGATGGCAACGTCTACGATTCTTTCACCATTTCAAGGGATTACAAAGATGTATTGGCATGTGTACATGATGGATGTGAACCAACCACTTTAGCCACTTAA
- the LOC112805206 gene encoding probable inactive purple acid phosphatase 27 isoform X2 — MPFEYPCVECETQKRGSMILLVSLLINLSIALAHFHGFGEQPLAKIAIYKAVVSLHSNASIAASPYLLGTKGEDTQWVTVNVYHPDPSADDWVGVFSPAKFNSSTCPPVNDPKEDTPYICSAPIKYKFVNYSNSMYTKTGKASLKFQLINQRADFSFALFSGGLLNPKLVTVSNFISFVNPKAPLYPRIAQGKSWDEMTVTWTSGYDISEATPFVEWSIKGKTPVQSPAGTLTFGRNAMCGSPASTVGWRDPGFIHTSFLKELWPNKVYTYRLGHLLSNGSEIWSKQYSFKSSPYPGQNSLQRVIIFGDMGKAERDGSNEYNNYQPGSLNTTDQLIKDLENIDIVFHIGDMTYANGYISQWDQFTAQVEPIASKVPYMIGSGNHERDWPNTGSFYNTTDSGGECGVLAQTMFYVPAENREKFWYSTDYGMFRFCIGDTEHDWREGTEQYKFIEHCLATVDRQKQPWLIFAAHRVLGYSSDFYYGLEGSFEEPMGRESLQKLWQRYKVDIAFYGHVHNYERTCPIYQNQCVNKERSQYSGTVNGTIHVVVGGAGSHLSNFSQVTPKWSLYRDYDFGFVKLTAFNHSSLLFEYKKSSDGNVYDSFTISRDYKDVLACVHDGCEPTTLAT; from the exons ATGCCGTTTGAATATCCTTGTGTTGAGTGCGAAACACAGAAACG AGGCAGTATGATTCTTCTTGTTTCGTTGCTTATCAACTTGAGCATCGCTTTGGCTCACTTTCATGGCTTCGGGGAACAACCACTCGCCAAGATTGCAATCTATAAGGCTGTTGTTTCGCTCCACAGTAACGCCTCCATTGCAGCCTCCCCTTATCTTCTTGGCACAAAG GGTGAAGATACCCAATGGGTGACTGTGAATGTTTATCACCCTGACCCATCTGCAGATGATTGGGTTGGAGTTTTCTCTCCTGCAAAGTTCAA CTCATCGACATGTCCACCGGTTAATGATCCAAAAGAAGATACTCCATACATATGCTCAGCACCAATAAAG tacaaatttgTGAATTACTCCAATTCAATGTATACAAAGACAGGAAAGGCTTCTTTGAAGTTCCAATTGATCAACCAGCGTGCCGACTTTTCCTTCGCGCTATTTTCTGGCGGACTATTGAAT CCTAAACTTGTTACAGTCTCCAATTTCATATCATTTGTGAATCCTAAGGCACCTCTGTATCCGCGCATTGCTCAAGGGAAGTCTTGGGATGAA ATGACAGTTACATGGACAAGTGGATATGACATAAGTGAAGCTACACCATTTGTTGAGTGGAGTATTAAGGGAAAGACTCCAGTGCAATCTCCTGCTGGAACATTGACATTTGGTCGCAACGCCATGTGTG GTTCACCAGCAAGCACTGTAGGTTGGCGTGATCCCGGGTTCATCCACACAAGTTTTCTTAAAGAACTGTGGCCAAATAAAGT GTACACATACCGATTGGGGCATCTTTTGTCTAATGGTTCAGAAATTTGGAGCAAGCAATATTCATTCAAGTCATCACCTTATCCTGGACAGAACTCACTCCAACGTGTAATCATATTTGGTGACATGGGCAAG GCTGAACGTGACGGTTCAAACGAGTATAACAACTATCAACCTGGTTCACTCAACACAACAGACCAGCTCATCAAGGATTTAGAAAACATTGACATTGTTTTCCACATTGGAGACATGACTTATGCAAATGGATACATCTCACAATGGGACCAATTCACTGCTCAAGTGGAACCAATTGCATCAAAAGTGCCATATATGATTGGCAG TGGTAATCATGAGCGTGATTGGCCCAACACGGGATCCTTTTATAATACTACAGATTCAGGTGGTGAATGTGGAGTTTTGGCTCAGACCATGTTTTATGTCCCAGCAGAAAACAGAGAAAAGTTCTG GTATTCAACGGATTATGGCATGTTTCGCTTCTGCATAGGGGACACTGAACATGATTGGAGAGAAGGAACAGAACAATACAAATTCATTGAGCATTGTCTCGCAACAGTGGACAGACAGAAGCAACCATGGTTGATCTTTGCTGCACATAGAGTGCTTGGATATTCGTCTGATTTTTATTATGGATTGGAGGGTTCATTTGAAGAGCCAATGGGAAGGGAAAGTTTGCAGAAACTTTGGCAGAGATATAAAGTGGATATTGCATTTTATGGCCATGTCCATAACTATGAAAGGACATGCCCCATTTATCAG AACCAATGTGTGAACAAAGAAAGGTCACAGTATTCAGGCACGGTGAACGGAACAATTCATGTTGTTGTTGGAGGAGCAGGAAGCCACTTGTCGAATTTCAGCCAAGTGACACCAAAGTGGAGTCTTTACAGAGACTATGACTTTGGCTTTGTCAAGTTGACCGCATTCAACCATTCTTCTCTCTTATTTGAGTACAAGAAAAGCAGTGATGGCAACGTCTACGATTCTTTCACCATTTCAAGGGATTACAAAGATGTATTGGCATGTGTACATGATGGATGTGAACCAACCACTTTAGCCACTTAA